TACTCTCAGTAAAAAGAGGACAGGAGTTCACCGACTACATCAATGCCTCCTTTATTGATGTAAGCACTCCCTCACGACCTCCTGTATAGATTTCCCATAGAAGTATATATAAAGCTCATTGTTTCctttacaaacaatacaaaatattatgtCTGACGCGCTCTCAAGTGTTGTTTACCGGATGATCTGCCCTCCAGGGCTACAGGCAGAAGGACTATTTTATCGCAACCCAGGGCCCACTGTCTCACACAGTGGAGGACTTCTGGAGGATGGTGTGGGAGTGGAGGTGTCATTCAATCGTTACGCTCACCGAACTCAAAGAGAGGGAGCAGGTACAGTTTGGTGCTCTTGCAAAAGTGCAGGAGCGCAGGAGATGCACATTTAAACAATCTTTTTCATTCCCTTATGACATGTTCATAATTAACTTACTTCTTATTCCTGACAGTCTGTGTATGTATAATagcattatatatattttttgtggtGCACAgtgaaaatataataaaagcaATTGAATATAAATCAGTCGAATGAAGCCTAATTCTATTTCCATCTGACCTTTCCAAATAGGAAAAGTGTTTCCAGTATTGGCCATCAGAGGGCAGTGTAACATTTGGAGATTATACTGTGGCGCTGACTGGAGATGCACAGTGTGAAACCTTTACTCTCAAAGACATGGTGCTCACCTACAGACCAGTGcgtaatgttttattataacatttaaaagcCGTAAAATAGACAATGTAAATGGACATATTTGCCTAGCGGTTTTCTTTGCAGTTATATCTAACAGTTTTAGGTGCATAAAAATAGAGTAATTTAGTAAATATAAGTTAAACTAGAgtaatctctccatctctccaggAAAAGCAGTCACAACACGTCCGACACTTCCACTTCCACGGATGGCCTGAGATCGGAATACCAGCCGAGGGAAGAGGGATGATTGACATTATTGCCGCTgtgcagcggcagcagcagcagtctgggAACCGTCCCATAGTTGTGCACTGCAGGTGAGGAACTTCAGTTCGACAGTTCTGTAGCATAATGTGCACCTTCATATGAAATTATATACAGTCTATCGTAAAATGTTTCTGTCTACTCATGCTTTTAATTCAACCCTCTTTCATTTTCACTGCACTTTTATCACCTAATCACCTGAATATCTCAGAGTGATATTGGAAGGAATTTCATTTTcctgaatacatttttctttcctaCAAATGTCTGGTACAATAAATTCTACATTTTTCCTCAGTAGACCTGGTGTTCTATGCATCAACCACTTATGTGATCCCTTATAAAGACTTAGCTGTGAAAGCTTTGATCAGAACCTAGCTTCAGGTGAAGTGATTCTAAAGCAGCATGCCCCTGTGGGATTGATCCAATCCACTGATTCACAGTCAATTAAAACCTCTCAAAGTGAAATCTCTTCTGACTCCCACTATGATTAATCTGATAAGATGAGCTAACGACAGGAAATGGTGTCATCACTCTCTTCTATTCCTTCATCACCACTTGTCTAAGAAGggctttttaaagctttttctctGCCCCTGGGAAATGGGGCTAACCCATTGCAATCCCCAATGTCTCTCTACACTTCTCTTCCGAATCGCACATCACTCTCGCACTCGcttcccgtctctctctctgtctttctctctccatcccacCATCATTGTAAACATTGACTCAGTCAAAGACTGAGCTTCCAAACTGATTAGTGTTAGCGTTTGGATTAGCCTCGCTTTAAGTGAGGATGATTATTAGGACTATTACACAAAAGGTCACCCTTTCCCTTACAAAGTTTTTCATTCAAATGGAAAAAGGATGTGCTGCTAAGGTTACAAGAGTTGAGATTGTTGTTAAGAAACTGACACGGAATTAGAATGAAAAATATTCTTGTTCTGAGCTGTATTTCCAAATCGTAAGTAGTTTTACTGAAACAAGTCTCACCATTTTCCAAGGCCGTCCAGTGTGTGCAATACGTGATGTGGTTGCTGATGGTTTTGTCCTTCGTGTTTCAGCGCTGGGGCTGGTCGCACCGGTACCTTCATTGCCCTCAGTAACATTCTGGAGAGGGTGAAAGCTGAAGGCCTCCTGGACGTTTTTCAGACAGTCAAGAGTTTACGCATGCAGAGACCACACATGGTTCAGACTGTGGTAGGTGGATACCGTGATCATATCAAACCTGCTGTGCAGAATCTGtcagtttatttacatttgggTTATTTGGAACTATTATCTCTGCACGTATATGCACATTAACACCAACacctttccttcttcttttccttccaGGAACAATACGACTTCTGCTACCGAGTAGTTCAggattttgttgacattttctcaGATTACGccaattttaaataataatgctATTTTGACTTGGcttatttgcattttctttttctgaatgcTGTTTTCTACAGCAagcctatttttacattttgcacttGACTACAcatataaagaaataattgtaacatactgtaatattaaTTGAAAACATCTGTACTCCAGGAGAGTCTGTCACTTTCAGGAATTCTTGATCTTCAAGTATCCCAATGTAAAATATGGAAATTATAGTGGTTTATTAATAGGTTGTTTGGGATGTTAAATATGTATAAGTTTTATGTTGCAACATTTTCAGagtcaataaagaaaaacattcaaagaCGGCATTCCAACTTTATCTAATTAATCAtgttatatattgtatgtattgcTCACCTGACATGCACCACTAAGAGTACTCTGTTATTTCTGCTTAACTTTGTTACTCACCACAATGCCTGTGGTTTACATTAGTCTTGTATTTAATGCTGCCCTCTGAACTTGTTTGACTGCTatgaggagaaagaaaatatgtttaataagTAGGGTAAAATGATTAATGCTAACACAATGTCCTGTCTGACATATGTGAATAATATTTATGATCTACCTTGagctcaaacaaaaacataaaactcaAGATACATTTCATTATGTTAGATGCTGCAAATTACCTCACTTCTGTCTAGGAATAACTTAACAGCTGCTGCCTGTTGCAGTTTTATTCAACTTCACCAACTTTCTTGTGTTGCCTGTGGCAATGGAGTGGTGCCTGACGCTGCAAAATGCAATTAGCCCACGTTGGAACAAGCAGAAAATGTTTGATTGTTATATCCAAATGTATcagttttataaatattttacatctgaacatcatccatccatttttttataaacatttcTAAGCTGATTTTACACTTGCGTGTTTGCATAAATAGTGCCATATTGATTAGGAAGACTGTTCTAATCATGAAAAACTTGTCACCAAGTGACACAATTGTAACACAGTTAAGATGCCAGATTTatgtttaatataatataatagctAATGTTTTTGAATGGTGCTCTCCTTTATGTATGATCAGTTCATTGTTTATACAAACACTTTGTAATATtataaagataacaaaatgtaccattatttaaatttttgcaAATAACTGTGTAAGAAATTGAGAAGAAAAACCCCACATTGatatgtgttttaatgaaaGACTTGATAAGAGATGCAGTTGAATCGTATCTGAGAGAGTAAAAAGCAGATATCAAGAACCAATGCTCAgccaaaatatgaaatatgcaTGCACAggctttttgacatactttgacTATGATAGTTTGTcttagttttatatttaaacaagGAAACCCCAACATTGCTGCAAAATCAAAAGCATATATTTTTGCAAGGCTTCTGCTTGCAGTACTTCTTTGTAGAACAGTAAGCATTAAAGTCTTAGATATGGGTAAAGAACTTTCTACTGTGTTCTTCCATTAAATCTTAAAATGGGTTTATAAATAACACActgctcattttgtttatttagtgtACATAAATTCTTGTTGTGGTTATTAATCATTGCCAATGTTAACTGCATTATTGACTTGATTTTAATGGATTGTCATATTAAGAACGAGAAATAGGGCCAATGGCAGTGAGGCCTTGCAGCTGATGCACAAGCATCTTGTTTCAATGATGTTTCTGCCTTTTGAATCTGTATGGATTTGAACTATTTGTTTGCTAAAAGCTGATTCCAATAAATTATAGATGGAGAGAAATGCCAGATTTCAtcttaatgttgtctttttgtctacCCCTAAACAGATGCATTCGATACAAACACAATCATGTTTCTGATATATATTTCATGCAGTTTGAGCCCTCATGGTGATGCCAGCATATCCGAGCACTTAGCCAGCTCCATTAGTCGTATTTTGTGTTCCATTAGTCAGTAAATGTGTCACACCTGCAGAGAGGGGATTATAATCCTGACAGCAGTCTTCTAGAACATCTATAAAAATCCCCTTCTGGCTAATGCACCACATACAAACAAGGCAAATACAGAGGTGAGTATGTCCTCAATGAAGTTTGTTCAATGTCCATTAAGTTAGAATTGCTCCTCTCATTACCTATTGTCTAAAATGCTTGCTAATGTTGGGCGATGCTTGATAACCTTTGGTCTGTGAGTGGTGGAGCTGGAAGAGAAGAGACTGTgacattattgtttttactaCAAATTGCTTCCTTTGCAGCTCTAATGGAAGCAAGCAGCAGAGTGATGGTGCAGGTGTTGGTGTTGGCGTTGGTGTTCCAGGTCACCCTGTCTCAGCACTGGTCCTATGGATGGTTACCAGGGGGGAAAAGAAGTGTGGGGGAGTTAGAGGCAACTATCAGGGTGAGTAATTCTTTCTGTTGCAGAAATACTTCAGTtaagtttgtctttctttatttagttttatttttttattttgtttttttccaacactgtAAATATTCTGTTTAGTTCTGATTTTATGCCAACCTTGGTTTCATCGactaaaatcagttttttattGTGCTTAGATGATGGGTACAGGAGGAATGGTGTCTCTTCCCGAAGAGGCAAGTGCCCAGACCCAAGAGAGGCCGAGACCATACAATGTGGTAAGTGCTTATTATACATAATTTATCACCAATGTCTTCTTCAATTGCACAATATTAATGTACACTGCTCCACTGTGTGCCATTGTGTTCCAAAGCAGCAATGACAATATACAAACTGCTCaatgactgtttttatttttcccttctGGCATGCGTGAATATGTGAATGCttaattttatcttttttaatgaTGGCAGATGTAATGCTAATTTGCCCAGACTTGTTTGGTATCATACCgtatataaaaatgttacattCATTATTTAAGTAGCAGATCAAACTGTTAACTGAGATTTAATTTCAATCTCTTCAGATCAATGATGATTACAGTCATTCTGACCGAAAGAGAAGGTTCCCTGATAATTGAAGAgctacaaaaaagaaagaaaaaaaaaacacggacTGTATTTGCATCTTCATCAACAACAGTGATGGGTCGCCTGGGTGCAAGAGACTAACTACAACAAATCATCACATTTATTTCCCTGATCAATTCCATGCACTGTATGTCTGTAACATTTAAATCCAGTTAAAATTGTAATAAAGTTTTTTGAAATCTGATGAAATTATCAAATCTTTTGTACAGTCAGATTATCAGATTGAAATCTCTCTTGGTAAatctggtgattagaggtgaAATGATgctatttaatttaaaatgccGTTTGAAAGCCTTTAAATAGATTAAATTGCCTTTCTAAAGCAGCTACGACCGACAAGCATGACAAACTTATGACACAACAATCTTAGCATGACAACAGCTGGTGATTAAGTCAATTTATTAGAAATCAATGACTTAATTGAATTTGTTACAGTTTTGGTAATTTCATTTTCTGCCACACCAGTCATGTGCATATGTGATGTGGAAAATTACACCAGCTGATTGTTGTGTTCGTACCTGAATGTTGATTAGCCCCCCAAACTGAAAGGAACTAAATATGTTCTGCTTGGGATGTCCACAACGGCTTTCCGCTAATTTAGGATAACTGCAGCCGTCCAAAACAGAAAGAGTAGAAAACTtttcccccccttctctccttaCAGGAAATTggtgttcattaaaaaaaatggaatttcaTATCAGGAAAGGAAAGGAATCAGCAGGGGGCATATGTTTTAAAGAGAACTCATTTTCTGGCAAAGCCCCACAGACAGAGCACCATACTAATCGCCTGGTGCATAAGGGGCTAGGATTCATGAACTGTGCTGACACCGTGGAGGCCCTGCATTGTTAGAGCGTGGTTGTAATGCACGCCAATGAACCCAAACCCGCTGGCACAACTGGGAAAAGGTGAACATTATAAAAGCACatagaattaaaaagaaattaaaccaCATTCCATTGCACTTCCAGAACAATGCTTGTTCATTTGTGATACTTCACATCGTTGCTTTAATATTCATGGTTGTAATTTGCATAACACAATCATTTCCTTTGATGAGGAAACCCttagacttttttttgaaaagtgtaaCAGTATATTCTACTTCACCTTTCTTGACAAAAGTACAGAAAGAAATGTTGTCCAGGGCATTTTCTTCTAAAGCAACTATAAGACTTCCTTAAATTGATTTATCCTTATCTGTATGCAGTTTTTGCTTGTGCAGCATCCTTATAAAGGACAAGTTTGCTTTTACAACATTTCCTTAAATAtggttttaattcattttgctATACGTGTGTGAGAAGTATTAATGTTTACAGATGAAGCTCAACATCCCATAAATTCCCTTAAAATAATCCCAAAGCATTTGCTGTGAAAGCCAACTTTCTCCCTCCCAGTGTCCTCATCAAGGACCTGCCTAATTGCACGTATATCAGGACAACAAAACCTGCTGGTATCTATGTTTCCAAATTTGATTTAACCTCACTTTCTCCTTCCCAGACCCCCAGGTGAATATTCACTTTGTTTACCTCAAATTAAACTTCATATTGTTTACAGCCTCCTGGTCCCTGaacattttatagcattttagaattatttatttatttattttttgtaatgattgtAGAGTTGGGATTCATTTGAATGTTTCCCTCATCTGCATGAAAATTATATAATTAACTTTTGATTAACCAGCTCAGTTGAGTTGGTTCCCCTATGCACACTGGTGAATAGTACCCACCGCATTTAAATGACTGTTTTCCAATTGAGTGGCGACCTTTTCATCAAAGAGCCACAACTGGGGCTAAACAACAGTAGAAAATAATCATGGTGAAGACAATAGTAGAGGCCGACAGGCTAGGATGTCATCCTTAAATATAACAACAAGGATGAAAGCAACCTTACTGCACGTAGTGGCCGTGGCAAGAAGCCAACTCCTTATGCTGCTGGATGCCCCATTGTTAAAGCTGTGGAGGTCACGTCCATTGGCATATAGAGAGGGAAAGCACAGGAAGCTGAGAATGGGCCATTGTTACATGTCCTTGCTCAGAGGGAATTCCATTATGAAGGGCAATACATTTTTGATACTTTGATTTTTGTGCCAttcatttgtttgaaaaacagAACATATTTGGATAATGACTTCAGGAAAAAAGGGGTCTCAGAGCACCTCCATCCAAGGCTACAGCACTGCATTAACACACCTGCCAATCAAGCACACCGGAGCAGATGTGCATCCTCGAAAAAGCCCACCATCAAATAAGAATTCTATCATATGCATAATATAGTTTTCATTTCATCACGATTATGCTCTGtgcaccctgtgtgtgtttccgaTGGGTCATAGGAAACTTTTATTGAAGCGGAGTGTATAATAAAGTCATTTTCCAGGTGCTTGTTGTGGCTCTTATTATGAACAGAATGATGATTTCCCCTAGAGGAATCTGGCCCTGCATATCAATTGAAGTTTAGTGTGGGTCTTACTATGTTCCCGCAGGCTATAGTAGAAGGCAAAGTCATCTTCAGAGAGAGTCTAAATGTCAGGGAGGTCTTCAAACACTTTTTCTCCCAGAGCCTTACTGAAAAGGCTCTTTGGAAGTGTTATGTCTTGGAATTGATATGGCGAAGGTAAGGTAAGAAGGGACGCAGAAAGCTTAATGTAAAGCAGTTGACACGGAATttaattggggaaaaaaattgtaaaaagacTAAGGAAGGGGTCagagaagaaatgaaaatattgaGCTGCGTTCTGAGGTGAAGCTCTCAGCGGTGCTCATTCAGTGTTGTGTCATATCCACATGTATCCACATGGTGACACTCTTGAGTTGTGGGTTTTGAATCTGCTCCTGGCTGTCGGGTTCTTCAGCAATTCCATCACTTAACTTTGCAGAAACTGTTATTCCTCCAAATCTAACAAAGACTTCAATCAATCATCTCTAACTCTGCATAGAAATTGTTACTTTCCTGCACGCTGATTGATGGAGTTTGTgtttacaacaaaaaagtattttgtacaATTTAGCAGCAGAGCTGAACACGGACGGAGACCAAGCTCATCATGAAATGTGAAAATTCAAATAAGAGCATTTCATCTGTGGAAATTCATGAATTTCTCAAGTGTTAGTTAGGTTTGCATTTGCAAGgtattcatattttctgttccttttttgtGACTAAAGTTGATGTACAGGAATCTATACCGTcgcatgtacagtacagtagcatATTGgccttccttctcttttttggCTGGCAGGGGATCTTCCTGTTGTGATCCGACTTCTCTCCTTTGATCAAAGAACAGTGTTAAAGCACTGGGAGAAGGAGGAGGTatgaaatatgaatgaataCAGCTGTGTTTTGATGGATATGTCTCAAAGTATCCCAGTAAGAGACTGCTAAAGGCCAggaaatctgtttgtgttgtggaa
This portion of the Etheostoma cragini isolate CJK2018 chromosome 17, CSU_Ecrag_1.0, whole genome shotgun sequence genome encodes:
- the gnrh3 gene encoding gonadotropin-releasing hormone 3 isoform X1 codes for the protein MLDNLWSVSGGAGREETVTLLFLLQIASFAALMEASSRVMVQVLVLALVFQVTLSQHWSYGWLPGGKRSVGELEATIRMMGTGGMVSLPEEASAQTQERPRPYNVINDDYSHSDRKRRFPDN
- the gnrh3 gene encoding gonadotropin-releasing hormone 3 isoform X2, which translates into the protein MEASSRVMVQVLVLALVFQVTLSQHWSYGWLPGGKRSVGELEATIRMMGTGGMVSLPEEASAQTQERPRPYNVINDDYSHSDRKRRFPDN